The following are encoded together in the Rhizoctonia solani chromosome 10, complete sequence genome:
- a CDS encoding Retrotransposable element Tf2 protein, which produces MAPVAYLSKSLSLAKKNYDIFDKELLAVIRAVKEWHHLLEGSKMPVQVLTDHKNLEYFSMSQSLNKCQIQWANFLVDYNFQIIYRPMAQNKKADILSRHYDLVTLDGGVENQVLLKPELFIASITPDQEINNLIGEAIYKDICLKEILYKLQNKEKVIDWELKEGLLWFQKKIFVPKDETIRDLILESRHNLAAAGHPGQARTLELVARSYYWPSMTKFVNSYVSHCKTCIQSKPTNQVPVGLLKPLQISVS; this is translated from the coding sequence ATGGCCCCTGTAGCATACTTATCAAAATCCTTATCTCTGGCCAAGAAGAACTATGACAtttttgacaaggaactacttGCAGTCATCAGGGCAGTTAAGGAATGGCACCATTTATTGGAGGGATCCAAAATGCCAGTCCAAGTTTTGACAGATCATAAAAACTTGGAGTATTTTTCAATGTCACAATCCTTGAATAAATGTCAAATCCAATGGGCAAACTTCCTAGTAgactacaatttccaaatcatCTATAGACCCATGGCACAGAACAAAAAAGCAGATATCCTTTCAAGACACTATGATTTGGTAACCCTTGatgggggggtagagaaccaagttctcctgaaaccagAACTTTTTATTGCATCTATCACTCCAGATCAGGAAATTAACAATCTCATTGGTGAAGCAATCTACAAGGACATTTGTCTCAAGGAAATTTTGTacaaactccagaacaaggaaaaggtcatAGATTGGGAATTGAAGGAAGGCTTACTATGGTTCCAAAAGAAAATATTTGTACCCAAAGATGAGACCATCAGGGACCTTATTTTGGAATCTAGGCACAACTTGGCAGctgcaggacatccaggacaagcAAGGACATTAGAGCTTGTTGCAAGAAGCTATTATTGGCCATCCATGACAAAGTTTGTCAATTCCTATGTTAGCCACTGCAAAACTTGTATACAATCAAAACCCACCAACCAAGTACCTGTGGGCCTGTTAAAACCATTGCAAATCTctgtgtcataa
- a CDS encoding Retrotransposable element Tf2 protein, whose amino-acid sequence MCIHPVFHINLLTKFHPDPHGQDPPQPAPIITEEGEEEYKVERILDSKWKGCSKARKLWYLVKWKGYDKGSNSWEPVNNMANAKEAMEDFHKEHPNAVGA is encoded by the coding sequence atgtgcatacatccagtttTCCATATAAACCTCCTTACAAAATTCCACCCTGACCCTCATGGACAAGATCCTCCACAACCTGCACCTAtcatcacagaagaaggtgaggaGGAGTACAAAGTAGAAAGAATCTTGGATagcaaatggaagggatgcAGCAAGGCAAGGAAACTCTGGTATCttgtcaaatggaaaggatatgacaAGGGAagcaattcatgggaaccagtaAATAACATGGCTAATGCCAAAGAGGCTATGGAAGATTTCCATAAAGAACACCCCAacgcagttggagcttga